A region of the Zhihengliuella halotolerans genome:
CACCTTCTTCACGAGGGCGAGTACGACGTCGCCGTAGGAGTAGACGTCCATGATCTGCTGCTTGATCAGGGACGAGCGCAGGTTCAGGCCCGCGGATGTGAGCGTGCCGGAGACCTGCATCTGCTCGGGCACGTACCAGTCGAGGCGGACCCCGGGGACCAGCGAGTCGTGGCGCAGGCTTGTCACCGCGCCGCTCTCGAGGAGCACGAAGGCGTCCTCGCCGGAGTCGTGCACGCCGACGACGGTGCCCGCGACCGCCGCCTCGGCCGCGGCCGCCGCGGCGCGCTGGTGCTCGCTGCGCAGCTTGGGCATGCCGTGCACCAGGTTGATGAGGTCCTGGGTGCGCTGGGCGACGAGGTCCGCGCGCTCGGCGAGGATCGGGACCGACGGATAGCGGTGGGAGTGGCCCAGCAGATCGCCCGGGTAGACGCGGCCCGCGTTGCCGTAGACGGTGTCGCCCGGCGGCAGCGCCTCCTCGAGCTCGTACGTGGTGCGGCCGTTGTCGACGATCACGACGTCGGCCGAGCCGGAGACCTGGCGGGCGACTTCGTCGGTGTCGAGATAGAGGTGGGGACGGTACTTGTCGCGGGAGATGACCACGAGGTGACGGGGGCGTTTGAGCTTGATCCGCTCCGCGAGTTCGGTACCGGTTCCGGACCACTGCTCCACCGTCATGCCGAGCCACCCCTTCCGCGTCGATCTGTTTCCTACCGTGGGAAAAGTATCGCGCACCAACCTGAACACGGCATCGGTGCCGCGCCCGCGCCGCAGGACAGAACGCACCGCTCAGGGGCAGGACTCACGGGGCCGGCAGGGTCCGGTCAGGGGGCGGGGTCAGGCGGCGCCGTCGAGCAGTCCATCGATCTGGGCGATCGAGTCCCTGAGGCCCTCCTCGAGCCCCATCTCGGCGAGCTCGTTGAACTGATCGAGGGATTCGAAAGCGGTCACGAAGCGCATACGCGTGCCCGGTCGCCCGGCCCGCAGTTCGGTCGCGTCGATCGCGACGGTGTTGCGGGTGCTGCCGAGTTCGCCGGAGGGCTCGCCGTCCTCGCCGGAGAATCCGTCCTCGAAGACGAGGGCGTGCGGCGGACCGGCCTCGAGGATGCGCCACCAGCCGGCGGCCCTCTCACCCTTGGGCCCGGTCATGAAGTAGCGGACCTCGCTGCCGGCGGTGATGCCGTGCCGGGTGAACGTCGCGGGCCACGTCGGCGGCCCCCACCAGCGCTCAAGCTGCTCGCGGTCGGCCCAGAGCTGCCAGATCCGCTCCGGAGGCGCCGGGAACTCGGCGGTCACCGTGTACGTCAGCGCTTCCAGGTCCGTGACGACGCTGATGACCGGCATGATTCCACCTTCCTGTCAGCGGCCGCGCACACGGCTGCCGCGTGTCTTCGAGCGTACGACTCGGCAAGGCCGCGGTAAAGGGCCCGGCCGCCTGCACACCCGTATTCACACGGGATGCACAGCCGGCCGGGCCCTCGATATCAGGCGGCGCTCAGGCGAAGCGCTCCGGCCGGAACGTCTCCAACATCGGGTGCTTCGCGCCCGTCGTCAGCTCGTACGCGATGAGCTCGCCGGAGAGCAGGCCGAGCGTGGCCCCCGAATGCGTGAACGCCGCGTAGCAGCCCGGCACCGCCTCGAGCTCGCCGAAGACCGGTTCGCCGTCGCCGGGGATCGGCTTCTTGCCGATCTTCCAGGAGGCCTTCGGCAGGGACTCGACGCCGTCGAGCAGCTTCGCGGCCTCGGCCATGAGCTCGTCCACAACGTCCTCGTCGATCTCGTAACCGCCGTCGACCTCGCGGATCGACTCCTCGTACCAGTCGTGGTCGACGGCGACGGTCCCGCCCGGATTCGGCCGGATCGCGGCGCGCGGAGTGTTCATGACGGTCGCGACCGGCGTGGCCAGCGGCTCGGAGATCGCGACCAGCGACAGCGGCGAGGCGTCGGCAATGCGCACGCCCAGCGGCGCGACGACCTCCGGCGTCTGCGGACCGCACGCCACCACGACGGCGTCGCCCGTGATCTCCTCTCCGGCGGCGGTCCGCACGCCGGCGGCCCGCCCGTCGCTCACGACGACCTCGCACGCGCCGGCGCCGGTGATCAGCTCTCCCCCGGCGGCGGCGAACTCTTCGAGCAGGTGCCCGATGAGATGCGGCAGCGAGACCCAGCCCTCCCCGGGGTTGAAGACGCCGTCGGCGGCCATCGCCGACGCGTCCACGTCGCCCGTGTGCGCTGCGACGGACTCGCGGGTCACGAGGTGCGAGTCGTAGCCGTGGCGGGACTCGTACTCGTGACGGTCGGCGGCGGCCCGCGGCTCTTCGGCCGACGGCCAGAACAGGGCGCCGTCGAACCGCAGCCAGTCGCGGCTCGGGTCGGCGGCGAAGAGCGTCCGGTAGCGGTCGATGCCGGCCATGCGCAGGTCGTGGTACGGCTTGGACCGCTCCCCGGCCGAGTTCAGCCAGGACAGCGAGCGTCCCGAGGCCCCCGAGGCCGGATCCGCGTCCGTCACGAGCCGCACGGCCACGCCGCGGCGGGTCAGGTGGGTGGCGGCGGAGACGCCGATGATGCCGCCGCCCAGGACGACGGCGGTGTTCAGCTTGCGGGTCATGGTTCTTCCTTTCACAGCGGCCGTCACCGGCCGTGGATTCGTTCGATGATCTCGAGTGCGGCGATCGCGTCGCGCGGGTCGACGGGTACCGCCCCGTCGCCGGACAGGTGGTCGCCGAGCCGGCGGTAGAAGCCGGCGTAGTCGCCGCGCTCCGGTGCGATGCGCGCGGGCCCCTCGGGCGTGGTCAGCACGCCGTGGTTCTCCCCGGGCTCGCGCCCCAGCTCGTCGTCACCGGGCCGCAGCCCCGCGATCAGCTGCGGCTCCTGCCGGTCGAGCCCGTGCTTGGTGTAGGCGGCGCGGGTGCCGAGCACGTGGAAGCGCGGTCCCGCGGCCGCGGAGACGGAGTTCATGGTCAGCCGGCTGCTCACGCCGTTCGCGTGCCGCAGCAGCACGACGGCGTCGTCGTCCGCGTCCGCGTCGGTGGTCGCCAGGTGCCGGGTCACCTCCCCGTGCACGGACTCGACGGGCCCGAACAGGTGCAGCGCCTGATCGATCAGGTGCGGGCCCAGGTCGTAGAGGATGCCGCCTCCGTCGGCGACGTCGGTCCGCCCCTTCCAGTCCCTCATGCCCTCGGGCTTCCACCATTCGAAGCGGGACTCGAAGACCAGCGGGTCGCCGAGCTCGCCGTCGTCGAGCAGGCGCTTCAGCGTCAGGAAGTCGGCGTCCCAGCGCCGGTTCTGGAAGACCGTCAGGGCGACACCGGCGGCTTCGGCACGGCGGACGAGCTCGGCGCCGTCGGCCGAGCGGACGACGAACGGCTTGTCGACGACGACGTGCAGGCCGGCGTCGATCGCGCGGGAGGCGAGGTCGAAGTGGGTCCCGGGAGGGGTGCCGACGACCACCAGGTCGAGGTCCGCGGCCAGGGCCAGGGCGTCGGCCGCCGTCGCCACGATCCGAGCGCCGGGGTGCTCGCTGCGGGCCTGTTCGGCGCGGCCCGGATCCTGCGTCGCGATCACCGAGACCTCGAAGCGGTCGTCGGCGGCGAGGAACGGGGCGTGGAAGATCCGGCCCGAGGTCCCGAAGCCGAGGACGGCCGTCCTGATCACGTGCACCATCACAGCACCTCGGACAGGAAGGTGCGCAGGCGGTCGGAGTGCGGGTCGTCGAAGATCTGCTCCGGCGGCCCGACCTCCACGACCTCGCCCTCGTCCATGAAGACCACCTGGTCGGCGACCTTCCGGGCGAAGCCCATCTCGTGAGTCACGACGACCATGGTCATCCCCCGCTCGCAGAGCTCGGCCATGAGCCGCAGCACGCCCTTGACGAGCTCCGGGTCCAAGGCGGACGTCGCCTCATCGAAGAGCATGACCTCCGGGTGCATTGCGAGCGCCCGGGCGATGGCCACGCGCTGCTGTTGACCGCCGGAGAGGTCGCGCGGGCGGTGGTCCATGCGCTCGCCCAGGCCGACCTCGCGCAGCCGGTCCTCGGCGAGCCGGCGGGCCGCCGACCTCGACTGGCCTTTGACCCGCCACGGCGCGAGCGCCACGTTCTCCAGGGCGGTGTGGTCCGGGAAGAGGTTGAAGTGCTGGAAGACCATGCCGATGCGCAGGCGCAGGTCGTCCGGCTTGTCCTTCAGGACGGAGCGGCCGGCGAGGCGCACGTCCCCGGACTTCGGCTCGTGCAGCCGGTTGATGCCGCGCAGCAGCGTCGACTTGCCCGAACCGGACGGGCCGATCACGCACGTAGTCGTCCCGGGTGGGACCGACAGGGACACGTTGCGCACGACCTCGACCTCGCCGTACGCGATCGTCAGATCCTGCAGGTCCAGGCTGGACCCCTCGTACACGACCTCGCCGGCCGCCGTCGTCTTCGCTTCGCTCGTGCTCATCGTGCAGCCTCCGTCGTTGCCTTGCCCTCGAGTTCGGTGACTTCCTTGAGCCCGCTGGTCGGGCCGGTGGGCTTGCGCCGGCCGTTGCGGAACCTGTCGTCGAAGAAGTTGACCAGGTGCGTCAGCGGCACCGTGATGACCAGGTAGAACATGCCCGCGAGGACGAGCGGCGAAAGGTTGCCCGTCAGCACGGCCGCGTCCTGGCCGACGCGGAAGAGCTCGCGCTCACCCACCATGAGGCCCAGGAAGTACACGAGCGAGGACGCCTTGACGATCGAGATGAACTGGTTGACCAGGGCCGGCAGCACGCGACGGATGCCCTGCGGGATGACCACGAGCGCCATCGCCTTGCCGTAGCTCATGCCGAGCGCCCGGCAGGCCTCGAGCTGGCCCTTCTCGACGCTCTGGATGCCGGAGCGGAAGATCTCGCCGATGTAGGCGCTCGAGATCAGGCTCAGGGCCAGGATGCCGAGCGGGTAGGGCGACGGGCCGAAGACGTCCGCGCTGATCCGGTAGAAGCCCTGCCCGATGAGCAGGATCGTCAGGATCTCGGGCAGGCCGCGGAAGATGTCGGTGTAGACGCGGGCCGGCGCCCGCAGCCAGCGCAGCGGCGAGATGCCCATGACCGCCAGGACCATGCCGGCCACGATGCCGATCACGGTCGCGGCGATGGACAGGACGATCGTGTTGACGAGGCCGGTCGTGAGCAGGTGCGGGAAGACCTCCGCCATGGCCTCGAAGTCCAGGAACGTCCGGGACAGGTTGTCTAGGAAATCCACGTCGGTTACTCCCTCTCAGTGGTGGCTGGCGTGGCGCCGGGGGCGGAGATCATCCGTCGGCGTTCGTGTCGGTCGCCGCTTCGCTCTGTTCGGCGCTCGGCAGGTACTGGTCCGGCATCGGCGAGCCCGGGAACCACTTCTCGTAGAGCTCCTTCCAGGTGCCGTCCTCCATCGCCTCGTGCAGGGCGGCCGTCAGGTCGTCGCGCAGCTGCTCGTTGCCCTTGGCGACCGCGAAGCCGGCCGGGGCGTCGAAGGACGGGATGTCGGCCGCCGAGACGTGGCCGTACTGCTCCATATAGTCCTTGGCGGCCTCGTAGTCGAGGAAGTGCGCGTCGATGGAGCCGCTGTTCATGCCGCTGACCGCGGTGTTGTTGTCCGGGAAGCGGACGATGTCCGTCTCGGTGAAGTTCTTGACCGCGTAGGCCTCCTGCAGCGATCCCTGCACGACGCCGAGCCGGCGGCCGTCGAGTTCATCGGCGGAGCCGACGCCCGAGTCCTCCGGCGTCAGGACGGTGAGGTAGCCGGCGAGGTAGCCGTCGGTGAAGTCGACCGTCTGCTCGCGCTCGGCGGTGATGCCGATGGCGGCGGCGCCGACGTCGAACTGTCCGTTGGCCACGCCCGGCAGGATCGCGGCGAAGTCCTGCCCGGTGAAGACCACGTCGTCGATGCCGATGCGGCCGGCGACGTCGGTGAAGA
Encoded here:
- a CDS encoding SRPBCC family protein encodes the protein MPVISVVTDLEALTYTVTAEFPAPPERIWQLWADREQLERWWGPPTWPATFTRHGITAGSEVRYFMTGPKGERAAGWWRILEAGPPHALVFEDGFSGEDGEPSGELGSTRNTVAIDATELRAGRPGTRMRFVTAFESLDQFNELAEMGLEEGLRDSIAQIDGLLDGAA
- a CDS encoding NAD(P)/FAD-dependent oxidoreductase; amino-acid sequence: MTRKLNTAVVLGGGIIGVSAATHLTRRGVAVRLVTDADPASGASGRSLSWLNSAGERSKPYHDLRMAGIDRYRTLFAADPSRDWLRFDGALFWPSAEEPRAAADRHEYESRHGYDSHLVTRESVAAHTGDVDASAMAADGVFNPGEGWVSLPHLIGHLLEEFAAAGGELITGAGACEVVVSDGRAAGVRTAAGEEITGDAVVVACGPQTPEVVAPLGVRIADASPLSLVAISEPLATPVATVMNTPRAAIRPNPGGTVAVDHDWYEESIREVDGGYEIDEDVVDELMAEAAKLLDGVESLPKASWKIGKKPIPGDGEPVFGELEAVPGCYAAFTHSGATLGLLSGELIAYELTTGAKHPMLETFRPERFA
- a CDS encoding Gfo/Idh/MocA family protein, whose translation is MVHVIRTAVLGFGTSGRIFHAPFLAADDRFEVSVIATQDPGRAEQARSEHPGARIVATAADALALAADLDLVVVGTPPGTHFDLASRAIDAGLHVVVDKPFVVRSADGAELVRRAEAAGVALTVFQNRRWDADFLTLKRLLDDGELGDPLVFESRFEWWKPEGMRDWKGRTDVADGGGILYDLGPHLIDQALHLFGPVESVHGEVTRHLATTDADADDDAVVLLRHANGVSSRLTMNSVSAAAGPRFHVLGTRAAYTKHGLDRQEPQLIAGLRPGDDELGREPGENHGVLTTPEGPARIAPERGDYAGFYRRLGDHLSGDGAVPVDPRDAIAALEIIERIHGR
- a CDS encoding amino acid ABC transporter ATP-binding protein, with the translated sequence MSTSEAKTTAAGEVVYEGSSLDLQDLTIAYGEVEVVRNVSLSVPPGTTTCVIGPSGSGKSTLLRGINRLHEPKSGDVRLAGRSVLKDKPDDLRLRIGMVFQHFNLFPDHTALENVALAPWRVKGQSRSAARRLAEDRLREVGLGERMDHRPRDLSGGQQQRVAIARALAMHPEVMLFDEATSALDPELVKGVLRLMAELCERGMTMVVVTHEMGFARKVADQVVFMDEGEVVEVGPPEQIFDDPHSDRLRTFLSEVL
- a CDS encoding amino acid ABC transporter permease; protein product: MAEVFPHLLTTGLVNTIVLSIAATVIGIVAGMVLAVMGISPLRWLRAPARVYTDIFRGLPEILTILLIGQGFYRISADVFGPSPYPLGILALSLISSAYIGEIFRSGIQSVEKGQLEACRALGMSYGKAMALVVIPQGIRRVLPALVNQFISIVKASSLVYFLGLMVGERELFRVGQDAAVLTGNLSPLVLAGMFYLVITVPLTHLVNFFDDRFRNGRRKPTGPTSGLKEVTELEGKATTEAAR
- a CDS encoding ABC transporter substrate-binding protein, producing the protein MKYNLKTRTLGAAGAAAFAIAALAGCSTSGAEAEGTAAESPYTLIQPDSIRVASIGDAKPYTYTDASGEFTGFDVELFTDVAGRIGIDDVVFTGQDFAAILPGVANGQFDVGAAAIGITAEREQTVDFTDGYLAGYLTVLTPEDSGVGSADELDGRRLGVVQGSLQEAYAVKNFTETDIVRFPDNNTAVSGMNSGSIDAHFLDYEAAKDYMEQYGHVSAADIPSFDAPAGFAVAKGNEQLRDDLTAALHEAMEDGTWKELYEKWFPGSPMPDQYLPSAEQSEAATDTNADG